A part of Arachis hypogaea cultivar Tifrunner chromosome 12, arahy.Tifrunner.gnm2.J5K5, whole genome shotgun sequence genomic DNA contains:
- the LOC114924915 gene encoding uncharacterized protein, whose amino-acid sequence MKTNLVECINSVLKGARNLPITALVKATFYRLNELFTRKRAEAEARINACHVFSDVVTSKLHANQLASGNIQVSCFDRQNKVFEVREMPSGLEFEVDLRGLRCDCGEFQVDRIPCRHVFACCANQRLDWQLYVHNVYKMDQVRQVYRSRFRPLGNPTTWPAYNRPRFVPNPYLRRVTKGRPRMTHFLNEMDTRMLRHPRRCRLCGAEGHSRSRCHQSAGANADKDAQ is encoded by the coding sequence ATGAAGACGAATCTAGTGGAATGCATCAATTCAGTAttgaagggtgcacgcaatctcCCCATTACTGCTCTTGTGAAGGCAACATTCTACAGGCTAAACGAGTTGTTCACCCGAAAAAGAGCGGAGGCAGAAGCCCGGATTAATGCTTGCCATGTGTTTTCTGATGTCGTGACCTCGAAGTTGCATGCAAACCAACTTGCATCAGGAAACATTCAAGTTAGTTGCTTTGACCGGCAGAATAAGGTCTTTGAGGTGCGTGAGATGCCAAGTGGACTGGAGTTTGAAGTCGATCTACGTGGCCTTCGATGTGACTGTGGTGAGTTCCAGGTGGACCGGATCCCCTGTAGACATGTGTTCGCATGTTGTGCCAACCAGCGACTGGATTGGCAACTGTATGTGCATAATGTGTATAAGATGGACCAAGTTCGGCAGGTGTACCGATCAAGGTTTAGGCCACTAGGTAATCCTACTACATGGCCTGCTTACAACAGACCTCGGTTCGTACCGAATCCGTACTTGAGACGCGTCACGAAAGGTCGCCCCAGGATGACGCacttcttgaatgagatggacacgcGAATGTTACGTCATCCTAGGCGATGTAGGCTATGTGGGGCTGAGGGACACAGTCGTAGCAGATGCCATCAGTCAGCTGGTGCAAATGCCGACAAAGATGCTCAATAG